A single Pseudomonas sp. MM223 DNA region contains:
- the groS gene encoding 10 kDa chaperonin (*Name groS), which yields MKLRPLHDRVVIRRSEEESKTAGGIVLPGSAAEKPNRGEVVAVGTGRILDNGEVRALAVKVGDKVVFGPYSGSNTVKVDGEDLLVMAENEILAVIEG from the coding sequence ATGAAGCTTCGTCCTCTGCATGACCGCGTCGTCATCCGTCGCAGCGAAGAAGAATCGAAAACCGCTGGCGGTATCGTCCTGCCGGGTTCGGCCGCTGAAAAACCAAACCGCGGCGAAGTTGTTGCCGTCGGCACCGGTCGCATCCTGGACAACGGCGAAGTTCGCGCGCTGGCCGTGAAAGTGGGTGACAAAGTGGTATTCGGCCCTTACTCGGGCAGCAACACCGTGAAAGTCGATGGCGAAGACCTGCTGGTCATGGCCGAGAACGAAATCCTCGCCGTTATCGAAGGCTGA